GGCTGCCAAGAAGGTAaccgagtgtttgtgtgagagagaaatagacagagaaGCAACATGCCCAGCGCTaagttaacatgtgtgtgtgtgtgtgaacaccccCAGTTTCACGAGGCCCTGCAGCTGTGTTTGGACCAGAGCCTGACCATCACAGAGGACCTGGCAGAGAGCATGACCGTGTCACGGGACTCCAAAGACATGTCCGAGGAGGCCCGCAAGGACCTGCTGGAGAGGATAGCAAACTGCTGCATGCGCCAGGGAAACTACCACCTGGCCACCAAGAAATACACACAGGCCGGCAACAAGATGAAGGTGTGGGAGAGTCTTCCAGACACAAGCCGACACGCTGTCACACAGTTGACTGATCTCTTTCTCCTACCCATCAGGCCATGCGGGCTCTGCTGAAGTCAGGTGACACAGAGAAGATTGTTTTCTTCGCCGGCGTGTCGCGTCAAAAGGAGATATACATCATGGCTGCCaactacctgcagtctctggacTGGCGGAAGGATCCGGAAATCATGAAGAACATCATAGGGTTTTACACTAAAGGCAGGGCCCTTGACCTGCTGGCTGGCTTCTATGAAGCCTGTGCCCAGGTAAAGCATCATAAATATATCAATTAATCATCTATATACTGAACACACGTTAAGAACTTACACAGTCTTGATTAGTTCACAACTTCCGGTCAGCTACTTAGATTGTATCCAGTTCTAATGTCGTGGTCTTGATGTGTTTGCAATGCGTTCAGGTGGAGATCGATGACTATCAGAACTATGAGAAGGCCCTGGGCGCTCTGACAGAAGCCTACAAGTGCCTGTCCAAAGCCAAGGGCCGCagccaggaggagcaggacggCCGCATGGCTGAGCTCCAGCACAAGATCAACCTGGTCAAGAGGTTCGTCCAGGCACGCAGGTGAGAACACACCACAGTCACTCCGGTTCACGACACTGCAGCGGAGAATGTGTCCATTTTTTAGGCTTGTATTTGAACTTTATGTGGAAAAAACATTGGTTTTGAgcgctgcagtgccccctgtaGGCTGTATGAGGAGGATGCGGGTGAGGCGGTGAGGCTGTGCGAGGCCCtgctggaagagggagacctGGACGCTGCGGTCAGGATAGGAGACGCCTATGGCTTCCTGGTGGAACACCACTGTCAGAAGGGCAACTTCCAGGTGGTCAGTACTGAAAAAACATAGTCAAGGAACCCAGACTTGTGGTTGTATATGTACttttggagtcagatggctaaacggttagggaatcggaagagtttcgattcccggctatggcaaatgacgttgtgtccttgggcaaggcacttcaccctacttgcctcagggggaatgtacctgtacttactgtaagtcgctctggataagagcgtctgctaaatgactaaatataaatgtatatgtacTTTTACCCAGTAGCTCCCACCATcatcctgtcccctccttccTGTGCTCCACAGGCCTATCGCAAACTGGAGGAGCTCCAGAAGATGCTGCCGTCTCTGAACATCAGCTACTATGTGAGCCAGGGCAGCCTGGAGGCCCTGCAGAGGGCGGTGGGTCTTCCCCTGGGGAAAGGAGCCCTGGCCGACCATGGAGACCGCAGGGAtagtgggggtgaggaggacgaggtggaggaggatgagactCTGGAGTCACACCAAGGGGACTGATCCACACCCTCTACACCTGTAGGCAGAGCACCTGACTGGGACAAAAGCTTGTACACGTTGAGGTCCATGACCAAGTGGATACAAGCAGCTCTAGAAACCACACAGAAGCTCCTAATGGTGTCCTTGTTCTTCGACAGGGTCACCTTATTCAGCTTGATACAAGGGGCTTGACCTGCTTACACTCTGCTTCGAGAGAGGATGAGTAGAACAATGTAATCAGTAGTTTATAATGTTATCATACTACTTAAATCCATTCAAATACTCACAAATATCACTAAAATTCATTTATCGACCTACTTACATTTCAGATGTTTTGAACACTTCTAAGCCTGTATACCTTTAAGATGAGAACAAAAAATCGTAATACCTCACACAATTACTTATTACATTTCAAAGCTCCTAAATTAATGTATTTTGCTGACACCAGTCTGCAGTTTGCCTTATGCAGTATGGTATGCAGGATATTGCCTTTGGGGACAAAACATTTGTATCTGAAGCATCTGTTTGGCTTTGTTCATTCCTTACAGAACACATGTATTTTTCTAGTCAGTAAACCTAAAGAAAAGACAATACATAAATTGTTAAGTCTTGAATTTAAGGTGTACAATGAATATAAAACATTTGgataaatatttaaataaagaTTATGCAGCTGTGTTTTACATAGCTGTAAtacattttatacatttatatgataatttgtttttttggtgtgtTAGTGTTAAGATTTTGTACATGACCTTGGTGTTATTAAATCCCTGAGATATATTTTTGTGATCTGTATAGTATGTTGCTATTTTAAATAAACAGTTTATACATTGCTTGGACAGATCAGTGTGATTTGACATGGGTGTTGGCCTTGGCCCTCAGGGATCAGCATAGTAGCCTAAATAACATGCGAACATGGTTAGTGGTTAGCCAGTACATTTTATTAGTCTTCAACAAATCTAGATCGTTGAAAGTTTTCTTTTTGACTACTTGTAGAGTTCAAAGCTGAGCTATAACTAATCTAGGCTACTCTAAATAAATGCCAAAAACCATACCAACAGCGAACAAGTGCTGGTTCTCAAAGTTCAGAGTCAGAAAATTGTCCTTTTCAGCATCCCAAAGGGCCCGACTAGCAATTTTCACAGTCTGGCCTCTCTTTTCCCCCACAATCACCCTGACAACGTATCTGTAGCGGTCGCACACCTGTTCTTTGGTGAAGGCCAAGATATCAGCGGCGACTTTGTCAGCCACATCTCGACATTTGTCGTGTTCGTAGATCAATTCGCCGAAAGCTTGACTCATCAACTCTGTGCCTTTCTTCCTAATCAGATGGGGAAGGAATTGTACTTTTGGTCCCAATCTGTAGGTGTTGCCAAGTTTGCCCTTGAACCCTGATTTCCATACAGACGACCCCCTTTTCAGTTGGTTTGTGTCATCGTCGTCATATGGGTCAACGTCAACATTTGATCCTCTAGGTCTGTCTGCGTAGCTATCTTTGCGAAACCCCTTCGCAATGCTCATTCGACGACCACCAGACATTTTGAGTACGAAGTAAAGAACACGTTTTCTTGCGACTGAACCGGAGCCTAGTCGCTCTTATTGTTAGTAACCAGTATTTTGGTGGACAGGTGGAAATGTGGTGTGGTCAAGTTTCAGCATTACCAACTGCCGCAGCATGCGCCCTCTACATTGTTGTTTAGGGGCCCGTGCACTGACAATATTATTTACAGAACGTTGAAAATAATTCTGGCAAAAGAAAAACAAGCGTATTTCTTAGTATTCTTAGTATAAAAGATAAAAGCATGTCTCAATAATACTATCTGAAGCAAACCCACTACGGTTTATAACGTTTCCATTCCTATTGTTTGAAGGAGCCATAGCAACACTGTTTGTAAGTAGTGATTGAAGCTCACTATTCACTAACAGCAACCCGAGTCAAACTATTCCAAGCACATTTAAGATTCACTTGAACATTAGTAGCCTCTCCATATTGAAACATGGAATCTCGTGACCTTCGACCTTCCTTAAGTGAGCTTCAGGAGCGAATACGTTCTTTAACTGAGGAAAATGTAAGTATTCTGTCAAATATTTTAGTATTTTACCAGCTACgactttcagatttttttaatGTTGGTTCAGTTTCCAATAGGCCCATTGGCCTCCCAGACAAAAGATGGATTGTAAAGCTCATGTTTTTTATGAATGTGTAGGTTATCGACTGTTTTGAAAACTCAAACTCTGTACATTAAGGTCCAGCTCCGTGACAAAAACGAGCGCCTCTTTACCAAATTGGGCTACTTTGAAAGCAGATTAGGCCATCTTGCAGGCTCCAAGACAGACCTGTCCTCCAAACTGGTTCAGAGTGAAGAGGAGAAACTGAAGGTATTTCGGAATATTCATAACACTTCAACAGTGCATGATAAGATGCCATTAAATATATATCCATATTTGTGTGTATTAGATATCAAAGGAACTTGTGGAGGTGCAGATAAAAGGCAACAAGATACGGGAGCAATATGAA
This DNA window, taken from Hypomesus transpacificus isolate Combined female chromosome 13, fHypTra1, whole genome shotgun sequence, encodes the following:
- the LOC124475842 gene encoding dynein light chain Tctex-type protein 2 → MSGGRRMSIAKGFRKDSYADRPRGSNVDVDPYDDDDTNQLKRGSSVWKSGFKGKLGNTYRLGPKVQFLPHLIRKKGTELMSQAFGELIYEHDKCRDVADKVAADILAFTKEQVCDRYRYVVRVIVGEKRGQTVKIASRALWDAEKDNFLTLNFENQHLFAVGMVFGIYLE